One window from the genome of Longimicrobiaceae bacterium encodes:
- a CDS encoding HD domain-containing protein, with the protein MTGEGGGTAARREVLARTEAHVRARMEGEGSGHDWWHVHRVRNVALRLAEEEGADPFVVELAALLHDVADHKFHGGDETAGPRAAREWLEGLGVDEPAVAHVSAIVAELSFRGAGVPTPMSTREGEVVQDADRLDAIGAIGVARTFAFGGSRGRPLHDPEAVPEAHGSFEAYKASRGPTVNHFHEKLLLLRDRMNTRAARRVAEERHRFMEAFLERFHREWDAEDFGPEEA; encoded by the coding sequence GTGACCGGAGAGGGAGGCGGGACCGCCGCGCGGCGTGAGGTCCTGGCGAGGACGGAGGCGCACGTGCGGGCGCGCATGGAGGGCGAAGGGTCCGGGCACGACTGGTGGCACGTGCACCGGGTGCGGAACGTGGCGCTCCGGCTGGCGGAGGAGGAGGGGGCGGATCCCTTCGTGGTGGAGCTGGCCGCGCTCCTGCACGACGTGGCCGACCACAAGTTCCACGGCGGCGACGAGACCGCGGGTCCGCGCGCCGCGCGCGAGTGGCTGGAGGGGCTGGGAGTGGACGAGCCCGCCGTGGCGCACGTCTCCGCCATCGTCGCGGAGCTCTCCTTCAGGGGCGCGGGCGTCCCCACGCCCATGAGCACGCGGGAGGGCGAGGTGGTGCAGGACGCGGACCGGCTGGACGCCATCGGGGCCATCGGCGTGGCGCGCACCTTCGCCTTCGGCGGGAGCCGCGGCCGCCCCCTGCACGACCCCGAGGCGGTGCCGGAGGCACACGGGTCGTTCGAGGCGTACAAGGCGAGCCGCGGCCCCACGGTGAACCACTTCCACGAGAAGCTCCTCCTGCTCAGGGACCGCATGAACACCCGCGCCGCGCGCCGCGTGGCGGAGGAGCGCCACCGCTTCATGGAGGCGTTCCTGGAGCGCTTCCACCGCGAGTGGGATGCGGAGGACTTCGGTCCGGAGGAGGCGTAG
- a CDS encoding MBL fold metallo-hydrolase, whose protein sequence is MELVRLTGGVHYLRGAVNAGLVETESGLLAVDTGIDRGAANRIVRAAEELGRPLVAILNTHAHADHHGGNAQLVRRLGIPVYAPAVEEAVIREPRYEPVYLFGGAEPVGALVNKFLQAEPSPVDHVVRPGETVVVDGRPLEIVDLAGHSIAQVGVRAGAVLFAADAFFGTEPLAKHGIPFLVDAGRMRRSLDVLAAEREAEWLVPGHGEALDDPRTTLESNAAALDAGFAWLADRLRLGPASTEDLLPLFGERFGLRLTDPSSWVLNRTALLGFLSSMERAGELAVVLEEGRWLWAGRA, encoded by the coding sequence ATGGAGCTCGTTCGGCTCACCGGCGGGGTCCACTACCTGCGCGGCGCGGTCAACGCCGGCCTGGTGGAGACGGAGTCCGGACTGCTGGCCGTGGACACCGGGATCGACCGGGGCGCCGCGAACCGGATCGTCCGGGCGGCGGAGGAGCTGGGGCGGCCCCTGGTCGCCATCCTCAACACGCACGCCCACGCCGACCACCACGGGGGCAACGCGCAGCTGGTCCGCCGGCTGGGGATCCCGGTGTACGCCCCGGCGGTGGAGGAGGCGGTGATCCGCGAGCCCCGCTACGAGCCGGTCTACCTGTTCGGCGGGGCGGAGCCGGTGGGGGCGCTGGTCAACAAGTTCCTGCAGGCGGAGCCCTCGCCGGTGGACCACGTGGTCCGCCCGGGGGAGACGGTCGTCGTCGACGGCCGCCCCCTGGAGATCGTGGACCTCGCCGGCCACAGCATCGCGCAGGTGGGGGTCCGCGCGGGCGCGGTGCTCTTCGCGGCGGACGCCTTCTTCGGCACGGAGCCGCTGGCGAAGCACGGCATCCCCTTCCTGGTGGACGCCGGGCGCATGCGCCGCTCGCTGGACGTGCTCGCCGCGGAGCGCGAGGCCGAGTGGCTCGTCCCCGGCCACGGGGAGGCGCTGGACGACCCGCGCACCACGCTCGAATCCAACGCGGCCGCGCTGGACGCGGGCTTCGCCTGGCTGGCGGACCGCCTCCGGCTGGGCCCCGCCTCCACGGAGGATCTGCTGCCGCTCTTCGGGGAGCGCTTCGGCCTGCGCCTCACCGACCCTTCGTCATGGGTGCTGAACCGCACCGCGCTCCTGGGCTTCCTCTCGTCCATGGAGCGCGCGGGGGAGCTGGCTGTGGTGCTGGAGGAGGGGCGCTGGCTCTGGGCCGGGCGGGCGTAG
- a CDS encoding glycosyltransferase family 4 protein, producing the protein MPLRLLYVSHSFPLPGDPLSNVGGMQRVATGLHDALAARPDVELHRLVLETAWKDTTWRMPPFMAGLLRGIPRTVEREGIDVVLFSSLVTATLALPLRRRVSAAGARLAAIPVGRDVTLPVAPYQWLVPRVMRSLDLVFPISRATARECLARGAAPDRVHVVPCGIDTAAFGPPRDRAAARAELLRSVGAEDLPADALLLASVGRHQERKGFHWFVAEVMPRLPDDVVYLLGGEGPMTPAVRAEVERRGLGGRVRMLGQLSEDVLGKLYRGADLFVMPNVPVAGDIEGFGVVMLEAGLCGLPVVAADLEGIRDVVREGHGGHLVPSRDADAFVRTILRYHADRGALARASATAARHVAGTFSWAAVADEYLRILRGGSGAGAVPARRAAR; encoded by the coding sequence GTGCCCTTGCGCCTGCTCTACGTCTCGCACTCGTTCCCCCTCCCCGGCGACCCGCTCTCCAACGTGGGGGGGATGCAGCGCGTGGCGACCGGCCTGCACGACGCGCTCGCCGCGAGGCCGGACGTCGAGCTGCACCGGCTGGTGCTGGAAACCGCGTGGAAGGACACCACCTGGCGGATGCCCCCCTTCATGGCGGGGCTGCTGCGCGGGATCCCCCGGACCGTGGAGCGGGAGGGGATCGACGTGGTGCTCTTCTCTTCCCTGGTGACGGCCACGCTGGCGCTCCCCCTGCGCCGGCGGGTGTCCGCGGCGGGCGCGCGCCTGGCCGCCATCCCGGTGGGGCGCGACGTGACGCTCCCGGTCGCCCCGTACCAGTGGCTCGTGCCGCGGGTGATGCGCTCGCTGGACCTGGTCTTCCCCATCAGCCGGGCCACCGCGCGCGAGTGCCTGGCCCGCGGCGCGGCGCCGGACCGGGTGCACGTGGTCCCCTGCGGGATCGACACCGCCGCCTTCGGCCCGCCGCGCGACCGCGCCGCCGCCCGCGCGGAGCTGCTGCGCTCGGTCGGCGCAGAGGACCTCCCGGCTGACGCGCTCCTCCTCGCCAGCGTGGGGCGCCACCAGGAGCGGAAGGGCTTCCACTGGTTCGTGGCCGAGGTGATGCCGCGCCTCCCGGACGACGTGGTGTACCTGCTGGGCGGCGAGGGCCCCATGACCCCCGCCGTCCGCGCGGAAGTGGAGCGGCGCGGGCTGGGCGGACGGGTGCGGATGCTCGGCCAGCTGTCGGAGGACGTCCTGGGGAAGCTGTACCGCGGCGCCGACCTGTTCGTGATGCCCAACGTCCCCGTCGCGGGCGACATCGAGGGGTTCGGGGTGGTGATGCTGGAGGCCGGCCTCTGCGGCCTTCCCGTGGTCGCCGCCGACCTGGAGGGGATCCGCGACGTGGTGCGCGAGGGGCACGGCGGACACCTGGTCCCCAGCCGTGACGCCGACGCCTTCGTCCGGACGATCCTCCGCTACCACGCCGACCGGGGCGCCCTCGCCCGCGCGTCCGCGACCGCCGCCCGCCACGTGGCCGGGACCTTCTCCTGGGCCGCGGTGGCCGACGAGTACCTGCGCATCCTGCGCGGCGGGAGCGGAGCCGGGGCCGTCCCCGCGCGCCGCGCCGCCCGCTGA
- a CDS encoding molybdopterin oxidoreductase family protein, with product MAAPLPLIRDGVVRGACPHDCPDTCAMLVHVRDGRAVRVQGDPEHPVTQGFLCTKVNRYVERTYHADRLTTPLRRVGPKGTGRFEPATWDEALDDVARRLAAVRDSADGPQAILPYSFAGTMGLVQGGSMDRRFFHRLGASLLARTICSAAGTEGWRHTYGDGMGPSPEEAEHARLVLLWGTNTLTSNPHLWPALRRARDRGARLVAIDPIRTRTAAQCDLHLPIRPGTDAALALGMMHVLFRDALEDREYLERHTVGCEALRERALAEWPPERTAETTGLGPEQVEALAREYATVRPSFIRLNYGMQRHAGGGMAVRAVSLLPAVTGAWRDVGGGATLSTSGAFRVNGAALQRPDWIPPGTRTVNMVRLGDALTLPDAGVGGPPVRALVVYNSNPAAVAPDLGKVRAGLLREDLFTVVLEHFRTDTADFADWILPATTQLEHWDVHTSYGHLYVTLNRPSIPPVGESLPNSEVFRRLAARMGYDEPELRDDDLELIRQALDTSDPRMRGITLERLLEEGYARLEVPRPFAPYADPERFNTPSGKIQVVAPELERLGLDPLPTYLPPAEDARANPRLARRFPLTLLSPPEHGFMNSTFANVPALAKAAGEAKLLLHPDEAGVRGIRDGDRVRTWNDRGAFTARATVTEDVRTGVAVSYGVRWARLSEDGRTVNDTTSQRETDLGGGAVFYDNAVEVEAVRGPEHAQRAKSAVEVEVAHSDWQDGGEPAILR from the coding sequence ATGGCCGCACCGCTCCCCCTGATCCGCGACGGCGTCGTGCGCGGCGCCTGCCCGCACGACTGCCCGGACACCTGCGCCATGCTCGTGCACGTGCGCGACGGCCGCGCCGTGCGCGTGCAGGGCGACCCGGAGCACCCGGTGACGCAGGGCTTCCTGTGCACGAAGGTGAACCGCTACGTGGAGCGCACCTACCACGCGGACCGGCTCACCACGCCGCTCCGCCGGGTGGGGCCGAAGGGCACCGGGCGCTTCGAGCCGGCGACCTGGGACGAGGCCCTGGACGACGTCGCCCGGCGGCTGGCGGCGGTCCGCGACTCCGCGGACGGGCCGCAGGCCATCCTCCCCTACTCGTTCGCGGGGACGATGGGGCTGGTGCAGGGGGGGAGCATGGACCGGCGCTTCTTCCACCGGCTGGGGGCGAGCCTGCTGGCGCGCACCATCTGCTCGGCAGCGGGGACCGAGGGGTGGCGCCACACCTACGGCGACGGCATGGGCCCCTCGCCGGAGGAGGCGGAGCACGCGCGGCTGGTGCTCCTCTGGGGCACCAACACGCTGACCTCCAACCCGCACCTGTGGCCGGCGCTCCGCCGCGCCCGGGACCGGGGCGCGCGGCTGGTGGCGATCGACCCCATCCGCACCCGCACCGCCGCGCAGTGCGACCTGCACCTCCCCATCCGCCCCGGGACCGACGCGGCGCTGGCGCTGGGGATGATGCACGTCCTCTTCCGCGACGCCCTGGAGGACCGGGAGTACCTGGAGCGGCACACGGTTGGGTGCGAGGCGCTGCGCGAGCGCGCGCTGGCGGAGTGGCCGCCGGAGCGCACGGCGGAGACGACCGGGCTCGGCCCGGAGCAGGTGGAAGCGCTGGCGCGCGAGTACGCCACCGTCCGGCCGTCGTTCATCCGGCTCAACTACGGGATGCAGCGCCACGCGGGGGGCGGGATGGCGGTGCGCGCCGTCTCGCTCCTCCCGGCGGTGACCGGCGCCTGGCGCGACGTGGGCGGGGGCGCGACGCTCTCCACCTCCGGCGCCTTCCGCGTGAACGGCGCCGCGCTGCAGCGGCCGGACTGGATCCCGCCCGGGACCCGCACGGTCAACATGGTGCGCCTGGGCGACGCGCTCACCCTCCCCGACGCCGGGGTGGGCGGCCCGCCGGTGCGCGCGCTGGTGGTCTACAACTCCAACCCCGCCGCCGTCGCGCCCGACCTGGGGAAGGTGCGCGCAGGGCTCCTCCGCGAGGACCTGTTCACGGTGGTGCTGGAGCACTTCCGCACCGACACCGCCGACTTCGCCGACTGGATCCTCCCCGCCACGACCCAGCTGGAGCACTGGGACGTGCACACCTCGTACGGGCACCTCTACGTCACCCTGAACCGCCCCTCCATCCCGCCCGTGGGCGAGAGCCTCCCCAACTCCGAGGTCTTCCGGCGGCTGGCCGCGCGCATGGGCTACGACGAGCCGGAGCTCCGCGACGACGACCTGGAGCTCATCCGCCAGGCGCTCGACACCTCCGACCCGCGGATGCGGGGGATCACCCTGGAGCGGCTGCTGGAGGAGGGGTACGCCCGCCTGGAGGTGCCGCGCCCCTTCGCCCCGTACGCGGACCCGGAGCGCTTCAACACCCCGTCGGGGAAGATCCAGGTGGTGGCGCCGGAGCTGGAGCGCCTGGGGCTGGACCCGCTCCCCACGTACCTCCCCCCCGCGGAGGACGCGCGGGCGAACCCCCGCCTGGCGCGGCGCTTCCCGCTCACGCTGCTTTCCCCGCCGGAGCACGGGTTCATGAACTCCACCTTCGCCAACGTCCCCGCGCTGGCGAAGGCCGCGGGCGAGGCGAAGCTCCTCCTCCACCCGGACGAGGCAGGGGTGCGGGGGATCCGCGACGGCGACCGGGTGCGCACCTGGAACGACCGGGGCGCCTTCACCGCCCGCGCGACCGTCACCGAAGACGTGCGGACCGGCGTGGCGGTGTCGTACGGCGTCCGCTGGGCCAGGCTCTCGGAGGACGGGAGGACGGTGAACGACACCACCTCGCAGCGGGAGACCGACCTGGGCGGCGGCGCCGTGTTCTACGACAACGCGGTGGAGGTGGAGGCGGTGCGGGGTCCCGAGCACGCGCAGCGCGCGAAGAGCGCGGTGGAGGTGGAGGTGGCGCACTCCGACTGGCAGGACGGCGGCGAACCGGCCATATTGCGCTGA
- a CDS encoding formate/nitrite transporter family protein yields MAVAPNPSEIFQRAVGEGERRLDQPLLELTATGFIAGSTIVFGIVALGLVRGILEPASRPLAEIGGALAFAIGFVFLFVGRAELFSENFFDPVAAVVQRKRTGDLAKLGRLWALTYVLNLVGGVVLALILSVEGVLRPEAGDVLSRMAEEIARQGAWAGFVSAVAGGALVTLMSYLTDAVNSVGSRMAVAYLGGFLLAIGPFAHTVVTLLHLFFGIFFGAHVGWGTLAVIGAVVTAGNLVGGLGLVTLTHIAQAKGARESRG; encoded by the coding sequence ATGGCAGTCGCTCCCAACCCGTCCGAGATCTTCCAGCGCGCCGTCGGGGAGGGCGAGCGGCGCCTCGACCAGCCGCTGTTGGAGCTGACCGCGACCGGGTTCATCGCGGGCTCCACGATCGTCTTCGGGATCGTCGCGCTCGGCCTCGTCCGCGGCATCCTGGAGCCCGCGTCCCGCCCTCTCGCCGAGATCGGGGGGGCACTCGCCTTCGCGATCGGCTTCGTGTTCCTGTTCGTCGGCAGGGCGGAGCTGTTCAGCGAGAACTTCTTCGACCCGGTGGCGGCGGTCGTCCAGCGGAAGAGGACCGGGGACCTGGCGAAGCTCGGCAGGCTATGGGCGCTCACCTACGTCCTCAACCTCGTCGGCGGAGTCGTCCTGGCGCTGATCCTCTCGGTGGAGGGCGTGCTGAGGCCGGAGGCAGGGGACGTGCTGAGCCGGATGGCGGAGGAGATCGCGAGGCAGGGAGCGTGGGCGGGCTTCGTGTCGGCCGTCGCGGGCGGCGCGCTCGTGACGCTGATGTCCTACCTCACCGACGCGGTCAATAGCGTCGGCAGCCGCATGGCCGTGGCCTACCTCGGCGGGTTCCTGCTCGCGATCGGGCCCTTCGCCCACACCGTGGTGACGCTGCTGCACCTCTTCTTCGGGATCTTCTTCGGCGCGCACGTCGGCTGGGGGACCCTCGCGGTGATCGGGGCCGTCGTCACGGCCGGGAACCTCGTCGGGGGGCTCGGGCTGGTCACGCTCACCCACATCGCGCAGGCAAAGGGCGCGCGCGAATCCCGCGGCTGA
- a CDS encoding DUF2254 domain-containing protein — translation MRAWFKNLWSAVRDSLWFLPGVFTLVAAALAAALMALERQGRLWSGEEPGWLYQGGAEGARAVLNVITGSLITVTGVVFSVVIVAVQLASSQYTPRVLRNFTSDRGNQVVLGIFIGTFTYAVLVLRTVRSSDADAEPFVPRLAVTVAVALLLVSVAALIYFINHVAREIHVTAILDRISRETMGNVHQLFPEHIGRADEAPPPDPRKPEHDSVRVCARQAGYLQVVDQDSLFELGEKKQVVIGMEPKIGEYVLQGRPLASVWTEGRLGEELEQAIRKAFVLGPERTPEQDVEFGMIQISDIAIKSLSPSVNDPTTAIRCIDRLSEILAEFGTRNPPEPRRTRDGVVRFVASYTTFDAAVKVAYDDIRHFGASIPLVAEHLLEVLSELVTLVPAERRQPLVSQAQAVLYTARQEIENPRDREAVEQKAESLSRRVGFDVGTGTLT, via the coding sequence ATGAGAGCCTGGTTCAAGAATCTCTGGTCCGCCGTACGCGACAGCCTCTGGTTCCTTCCCGGTGTGTTCACGCTCGTGGCGGCCGCCCTGGCGGCGGCGCTGATGGCGCTGGAGCGGCAGGGGCGGCTCTGGTCGGGCGAGGAGCCGGGATGGCTGTACCAGGGCGGAGCCGAGGGCGCGCGCGCCGTCCTCAACGTGATCACCGGAAGCCTGATCACCGTCACGGGCGTGGTCTTCTCGGTGGTGATCGTGGCCGTCCAGCTCGCCAGCAGCCAGTACACGCCTCGCGTGCTCCGGAACTTCACCTCCGACCGCGGCAACCAGGTGGTGCTCGGCATCTTCATCGGCACCTTCACCTACGCGGTCCTGGTGCTGCGCACCGTCCGCTCGTCCGACGCCGACGCCGAGCCGTTCGTCCCACGCCTGGCCGTCACCGTCGCGGTCGCGCTCCTCCTCGTCAGCGTCGCCGCGCTGATCTACTTCATCAACCACGTGGCACGGGAGATCCACGTCACCGCGATCCTGGACCGCATCTCGAGGGAGACGATGGGGAACGTGCACCAGCTCTTCCCCGAGCACATCGGGCGCGCCGACGAGGCTCCGCCGCCCGACCCCCGGAAGCCGGAGCACGACTCCGTCCGGGTGTGCGCCCGCCAGGCGGGCTACCTCCAGGTGGTGGACCAGGACAGCCTCTTCGAGCTCGGGGAGAAGAAGCAGGTCGTGATCGGGATGGAGCCCAAGATCGGAGAGTACGTCCTCCAGGGCCGGCCGCTCGCTTCGGTGTGGACGGAGGGGCGGCTCGGCGAGGAGCTGGAGCAGGCGATCCGGAAGGCGTTCGTCCTCGGACCCGAGCGCACGCCGGAGCAGGACGTGGAGTTCGGGATGATCCAGATCTCGGACATCGCGATCAAGTCGCTCTCTCCCTCGGTCAACGATCCGACCACCGCGATCCGCTGCATCGACCGGCTCTCCGAGATCCTGGCCGAGTTCGGCACCCGCAATCCGCCGGAGCCCCGGCGGACGCGGGACGGGGTGGTCCGCTTCGTCGCCAGCTACACTACGTTCGACGCCGCGGTCAAGGTCGCCTACGACGACATCCGCCACTTCGGCGCGTCCATCCCGCTGGTCGCGGAGCACCTGCTGGAGGTGCTCTCTGAGCTCGTGACGCTGGTGCCTGCCGAGCGCAGGCAGCCGCTCGTGTCCCAGGCGCAGGCCGTCCTGTACACGGCGCGGCAGGAGATCGAGAATCCACGCGATCGCGAAGCCGTCGAGCAGAAGGCGGAGAGCCTCTCGCGTCGGGTCGGATTCGACGTCGGCACCGGAACCCTGACCTGA
- a CDS encoding aminotransferase class I/II-fold pyridoxal phosphate-dependent enzyme, which translates to MSIPDFKLERYFARWEFDAPHLLCTSDVEALPMSELLALADPDTRELWEGLRLGYTEAAGHPLLRSEIAGLYEGVAPEEVLVFAGAEEAIYVWMRTALGPGDRVVVTWPGYQSLYEVARSTGAEVDLLPLDPENGWALDFDLLRATLGPATRAIVVNFPHNPTGSLPSRDDWGRLVDLAREAGVLLFSDEVYRFLEHDPADRLPPAVESYERAFSLGVMSKSFALAGLRIGWLVSHDAELLRRAASYKDYTSICCSAPAELLALMALRARGAVLERSRRIVRDNLALLDPFFRRWEGVLEWVRPRAGSTAFPRFVGDEDVETLAEDLRAEEGVLVLPGTLMDYPGSHFRIGYGRTDLPAALERFDRFLVRRFGPE; encoded by the coding sequence ATGTCGATCCCCGACTTCAAGCTGGAGCGCTACTTCGCGCGCTGGGAGTTCGACGCGCCGCACCTGCTCTGCACCTCGGACGTGGAGGCGCTGCCGATGTCCGAGCTGCTGGCCCTGGCCGACCCGGATACGCGGGAGCTGTGGGAGGGCCTCCGGCTGGGATACACCGAGGCGGCGGGGCACCCCCTGCTCCGCAGCGAGATCGCCGGGCTCTACGAGGGCGTGGCCCCCGAGGAGGTCCTGGTGTTCGCGGGGGCGGAGGAGGCGATCTACGTCTGGATGCGAACCGCGCTCGGCCCCGGCGACCGGGTGGTGGTCACCTGGCCGGGATACCAGTCGCTCTACGAGGTGGCGAGGAGCACCGGCGCGGAGGTGGACCTCCTCCCGCTGGACCCGGAGAACGGCTGGGCGCTGGACTTCGACCTGCTGCGGGCGACGCTCGGCCCCGCCACCCGCGCCATCGTGGTCAACTTCCCGCACAACCCCACCGGCTCTCTACCCTCGCGCGACGACTGGGGGCGCCTGGTGGACCTCGCGCGCGAGGCCGGGGTGCTCCTCTTCTCGGACGAGGTGTACCGCTTCCTGGAGCACGACCCCGCCGACCGCCTCCCACCCGCGGTGGAGAGCTACGAGCGGGCGTTCAGCCTGGGGGTCATGTCCAAGTCCTTCGCGCTGGCGGGGCTGCGCATCGGCTGGCTGGTCTCGCACGACGCGGAGCTGCTGCGGCGTGCGGCCTCGTACAAGGACTACACCTCCATCTGCTGCTCGGCGCCCGCGGAGCTGCTGGCGCTCATGGCGCTGCGCGCCCGCGGCGCCGTGCTGGAGCGGAGCCGCCGCATCGTCCGCGACAACCTGGCGCTCCTGGACCCCTTCTTCCGCCGGTGGGAGGGCGTGCTGGAGTGGGTTCGTCCCCGCGCCGGGAGCACCGCCTTCCCGCGCTTCGTCGGCGACGAGGACGTGGAGACCCTCGCGGAGGACCTGCGCGCCGAGGAGGGGGTGCTGGTGCTCCCCGGCACCCTGATGGACTATCCCGGGAGCCACTTCCGCATCGGCTACGGGCGCACGGACCTCCCCGCGGCGCTGGAGCGGTTCGACCGCTTCCTGGTCCGCCGCTTCGGGCCGGAGTGA